The region ACCTACGCGGGCGACTCCACCCCCGCTACCACCGCCTCACTCGACACCCCCCGCGCCATCGCTCTCTCGCCCGCCACCCTCCCCACCCTCACCGATACCGCCAACCAGCGCATCCGCCAAATCGATACCGCTGCCGTCATCCATACCATCGCCGGCCTGGGCCTCACCCAGTCCAGCACCCTCCTCCTCACCGCCCCATCCACCATGGCCTATGGCACCGGCTCCGTCCTCGCCACCCTGGCCGCAAGCCCCGCCACCGGCCCCATCACCTTCTTCGAGACCTCGGGCTCACTCCCCCAAACCCTCTCCACCGTCCCGCTCAGCGCCAACTCCGCCACCATGAGCACCGCCGCCTTCAACACCGGCACCCACCACATCGACGCCACCTACTCCGGCGACACCACCCACGCCGCAGCCCAATCCACGACCCTCGCCCTCACCATCGCACCCGCCCAGCTCATCGCCACCCCAATCCCCATCAACCTCCTCTACGGCCAACCCATCCCAACCCTCACCGGCACTTACACCGGCGTCTTGCCTCAAGACGCCAACAAAGTCACCATCACCTATTCGACCCAAGCCACACCCATCTCAAACCCCTCGGCCTATCCCATCACGGCTACTCTCACCGGCAGCGGAGCAGGGAACTACACCCTCGCCACCGCACCCGCCGCCGTCACCATCACCAAGGCCCCCGCCACCCTCACCCTTACCTCACCCACCGCCACATCCTTCGCCATCCACGCCGCCACCACAACCACCGGCACCCCGACAGGAACAGTCTCACTCCTCGACGGCCAAACCCCCATCGCCACCGCCACCCTCACCCCCACAGGCGACGCCACCCTCACCCCATCCCTCACCGCCGGCGGCCACACCCTCACCGCCACCTACCCCGGCAACCCAGACTTCCTCCCCGCCACCTCCACCCCCACCGTCATCACCATCGCCCCCACCGCCGTAGCCGACTTCACCCTCGCCGCCACCGGTCAGACCACCCTCACCGTCCCCTCTGGCACCGCCGCCGCCTTCTCCTTCGCCACCACACCCGTCAACGGCACTCTGTCGAGCCCCATCCAACTCTCCGCCTCCGGTCTCCCCACCGGCGCCACCGCAAGCTTCAACCCGGCTTATCTGCCTCCCGGCGGCTCCATCAACGCCTTCATCCTCACCATCCAGACGCCCAAGCTCGCGCACCTCACCCCACTCTTCCCACCCAGGACCGTCGTACTTTTAGCGATTGCCATGCCACTCCTGTTGCTGCGCAGACGCCGCATCCATACGCTCATCCCAGCGATCCTAGCCACCCTGCTCCTCGCCACCACCACAGCCTGCGGAGACCGAACCAACCTTTCCGCCGCAACCTCAGTCCCCACCCGGACCTACACGATCACCGTCACCGGCACAGCCACGGCCGTCACCGGAGCCACCCTCCAGCACACCGCCACGGTCACGCTCAATCTGCAATAAGAGAAGCTGAGTTACGCGGCCTTGTTCTCCGTCCCGCCCAGCTCACGCGACATCAGAAACACCACGCCCAGCCCGCACAGCAGCACGAAACCCTCCACCCGCTCCGACCGCTTATGCAGCCGGTCAAAGTGCACGCGCGCCGGATGATCCACGCTGACGGAGCTGATATCCCCGTTCGCGCGCCCACGATCCACCTCCATTGCAGGCAGAACATTCCACTGCAGGTAAGCGGTAGCCAGCACCATCACCCCGGCCAGCAGAAACTCCATCTCGTAGCGCCCACGCACCTTCATCGGTGCCTGCGAGAACATGACCCCGGTCACAGCCAGGAACAGCGCACCGCAGATCAGCCCCAGCACATGCAGTTCCCGCAGCGCTGCCCCTACGATCGATCCCGCCAGCGATACTGTAGGCAACACGGAGAACGCCGTCGGGGCCAGCACGAACGCAAAGAAGATCAGTCCGCCCACCCAGATCACCATTGCGATGAGTTGTCCCAGCCGCAGCGCCTGGTTCATCACTCCGGGACCACCTGCACCGTCTCCGCAGCCTTGCCACTCCGAGCCAGCGCCCGCTTCAGCACCACATCCAGCGCAGCCTTCAGCTCCCCATACTGAGCCTCACTCAGCCGGCCCTCAAGACGGTCTGTCTCCACAGCAAACATCTCATCCCGCAGCACCTGCAGCAACCCACCCGGCCCCGCCGGCACATAGCCAGCCCCGGCAACCACCGGAGCAGTGGGGGTCCGCAGCATGATCCCCGCACCCGCCGCAAACACCAGCGCCAGCCCGCCAATAATCCACCACTTGTACTTGGCCCAAGGCTCCAGGTTGCCATCAGAATCCAGCGGATTCCCGATACCCTTACCCGGCTTCGTATCCCCACGCATCTGCTGGCTCGCCTCGCCCGGAGTCTGAGGATCGCCACCCGGTCCAGCCGCGCCCGCATCGGAGGCTCCCGGCCCACCAGCAGTTGGACCACCCGCAGCGCCAGCCGCCGTATCCCTTGGCAGTTCGCCGATGCCGCTCACCGTAAAGTCCAGCGGCTGCGATGGCTGCGCGTTCCGGGCCACATACGTCTGTGCCCCCAACTCCTCCGTCACCGCGCTGTAAGGTGTGCCCTTGCCGGCCGTAAACGTCATGCTCTTCGGCATCATGATCGCGATCGTATCCGTCGCCATCACCGGCCTCGGCTTGAACGTGAAGCTGTCCTTATACGCAATCTTGTACGAGACCTGGAACTCGCTCTCCCCCGGCCTGATCGGGAAGATCATCGTGTACTTGTTCGGCTCTCCCTCCGGCACCAGCGGGCTCTGCACCGCCATGCCACCCGGAGCCTTCGCCGCCGCGCCTTCCACCGTCGCACCCGCCGGCAGATACAGCTCAAACGGATGCTCGCTCATCAGCGTCTTCGCCGGCGACGACTCGTTCTTCACAAAAAAGTGTTCGACAACCTTCAGCCCGCCGCCGCTCGCATCCGTCTGCAGCCGCATCACGTCCGCATCCAGCGTCACGCCATCCACCTGCGCCGCCGCCGTATAGACATCCATCTCAACCGACTGCGTCCCCGGCTGAATCGGCTTGAAGTAGTTCGCCTTGTCATGCGTCACGCGCAGCAGGTGCAGCCCGTCGTTCGGCACCTCGATCGAGAACCGTCCCTTGCTGTCGGTCTTGGCCCGAGCCAGCTCCTGCATCCCCTGCGCCAGCCGCAGCAGCACCACGTCGTCGCCGCCTGACGGCTTACCCGTAGTCCGGTTCGTCACCACACCCGTCACCGGAGCCGCAAACGCCACACCACCCAGCATCGCCAAGGCAACGCCACAAAACGCCAATTTACGCAGGAAATTCGATCGAAGACTCACCCATCAAGTCTACCGCGAGCAAGCACTTACTGAGCACTGACCACAGAGAACTGCTGACCGTTTACCGGCCCCGCCGCATCCCGCGCGCCTCGAGCCCTTCCATCTCCCCAATCACCTTAGCCGCCTCATCCTCAAGACCCGCCCGCTGCTCCGCGTAGTCGTCCTCCGGATACTTCCCAGCCAGGTACTCGAAGTTCAGGTCGCGCAGGTTTTCGTAGATCGCATCCCTGCGCTCCCTCAGATAATCCACCCGAGTCTTATCCGCCTGTACAAACGGATTCCGCTCCGGCCAGAAGATAAACGCAAAGCACATCAGCGACAGCACCACTCCAGCAATCAAACTCATCAGAACTCCGTCTCCCGCCGTATCCGTTCGCGCAGCGCATCATCCACCGGCAGAGAAGCGCCGCCACCCGCCATTACAACCCCACTCCGCTTCTGCGACCAGGCCCTCACCAGAAATCCAGTACCCACAGTCGCAATCAAAAACATAGCGACCGGAATCGCCCAAGCGACATTATCGAATCCACCACGAATCGGAGCAGCCAGCACGGTCGCCCCATACTTCCCCACAAACCAGTTCAGCACCAGCGAGTCCGCGCCCGTCCCATTCGGCCCTGCCAACTGATCCCGCAACTCTCCAATCATCCGCGAAGAGTCCGGGCACCCAACATGGTTGCACTCAAGCAGCACCTGCCCACACCCGCACACGCACATCATGTTGTGCCCAATCCGCCCAAACCGAGCCGAAGGATCACTCGAAGGCGCAGCCCCCAACATCACCACCGCCAGCAAGCAAACCAAAGCCCCAGACCAAACCCGCCGTGAAAAACAAGAAAAAGCAGTCGCCTTAGATCCGCCTTGATCGTTCTTATCCTTTTTTATCCCCATAGTCCGTTGCGGTTGTCGTTGCACTTCAAACACGAGCCACCTCCGCCCCAACCGGCACCGCAGCCGTCGCCGTCTCACGTCGCCGAGCCACAGCGCTAGGCGCCAGCGCAAACAAAGTTCCAGCCACCACGATCAGCACTCCAATCCAGATCCACGCAATCAAGGGGTTCAGAAACACCTTGATGATTGGACGGCTGGTATCCGGATTCCGCCCCATGAAGATGACATACAGGTCAGAGATCGCAGTCGAGTGCAGCGCCACCACGGTCGAGGTCGTCTGGCTTGCATGATAGAACCTCAGCTCCGGCGCAAGCTGCGTCACAGCCTTCCCGCCCCGCGTCACATCCAGCAGCGCAAAATCCGTGTCGTAGTTCGCATTCGAGTCCTGCGTGTAGCTCTGGCACGTCAGCTTGTAAGGCCCAATCGAGACCGAGTCCCCAAACCCCATCTCCTTCTCACGCGACTGGTTGAACGCCCCACCCGCAATCCCGATGAACATCACCACGATCCCGAAGTGAAC is a window of Granulicella tundricola MP5ACTX9 DNA encoding:
- a CDS encoding carboxypeptidase regulatory-like domain-containing protein, translated to MSLRSNFLRKLAFCGVALAMLGGVAFAAPVTGVVTNRTTGKPSGGDDVVLLRLAQGMQELARAKTDSKGRFSIEVPNDGLHLLRVTHDKANYFKPIQPGTQSVEMDVYTAAAQVDGVTLDADVMRLQTDASGGGLKVVEHFFVKNESSPAKTLMSEHPFELYLPAGATVEGAAAKAPGGMAVQSPLVPEGEPNKYTMIFPIRPGESEFQVSYKIAYKDSFTFKPRPVMATDTIAIMMPKSMTFTAGKGTPYSAVTEELGAQTYVARNAQPSQPLDFTVSGIGELPRDTAAGAAGGPTAGGPGASDAGAAGPGGDPQTPGEASQQMRGDTKPGKGIGNPLDSDGNLEPWAKYKWWIIGGLALVFAAGAGIMLRTPTAPVVAGAGYVPAGPGGLLQVLRDEMFAVETDRLEGRLSEAQYGELKAALDVVLKRALARSGKAAETVQVVPE
- a CDS encoding Ig-like domain repeat protein, coding for MALVVLLLPSQAQTTQATTVPILLPSGLVYDAQGNLYLAETAAHLILRVSPSGALTIVAGTGTQGYAGDGTLPTQALLDSPTALAITPTGDLYLADTHNHAIRRIDAATQIITTVAGTGTPGRSPDGTLATKAQLDTPTAIALDSSQNLYIADTRNHIIRRVDATTHLITTLAGTGTQGFSGDAGPALAAQIDTPTGLALDASNNLYLADTHNHRIRRIDAVTHIITTIAGNGTPAFTSDNIAATSATLYLPRGITLDPSGNLLIADSANHRIRRIDAVTGLITTLAGDGTQTYAGDSTPATTASLDTPRAIALSPATLPTLTDTANQRIRQIDTAAVIHTIAGLGLTQSSTLLLTAPSTMAYGTGSVLATLAASPATGPITFFETSGSLPQTLSTVPLSANSATMSTAAFNTGTHHIDATYSGDTTHAAAQSTTLALTIAPAQLIATPIPINLLYGQPIPTLTGTYTGVLPQDANKVTITYSTQATPISNPSAYPITATLTGSGAGNYTLATAPAAVTITKAPATLTLTSPTATSFAIHAATTTTGTPTGTVSLLDGQTPIATATLTPTGDATLTPSLTAGGHTLTATYPGNPDFLPATSTPTVITIAPTAVADFTLAATGQTTLTVPSGTAAAFSFATTPVNGTLSSPIQLSASGLPTGATASFNPAYLPPGGSINAFILTIQTPKLAHLTPLFPPRTVVLLAIAMPLLLLRRRRIHTLIPAILATLLLATTTACGDRTNLSAATSVPTRTYTITVTGTATAVTGATLQHTATVTLNLQ
- a CDS encoding DUF4149 domain-containing protein, coding for MNQALRLGQLIAMVIWVGGLIFFAFVLAPTAFSVLPTVSLAGSIVGAALRELHVLGLICGALFLAVTGVMFSQAPMKVRGRYEMEFLLAGVMVLATAYLQWNVLPAMEVDRGRANGDISSVSVDHPARVHFDRLHKRSERVEGFVLLCGLGVVFLMSRELGGTENKAA
- a CDS encoding cytochrome c-type biogenesis protein CcmH; translation: MVCLLAVVMLGAAPSSDPSARFGRIGHNMMCVCGCGQVLLECNHVGCPDSSRMIGELRDQLAGPNGTGADSLVLNWFVGKYGATVLAAPIRGGFDNVAWAIPVAMFLIATVGTGFLVRAWSQKRSGVVMAGGGASLPVDDALRERIRRETEF